DNA from Amorphoplanes friuliensis DSM 7358:
AAGGCTACCCTTACCTATTCCCGCCGCTCCAGTGCCATGCCCTCCCGGCAAAAAGTGTCCGCGCCCGGTCCGCCAGCATCGGGGACCCGCACTCCTCCGCGAGCTCCAGGCCGTCGCGCAGCACCCGGCGCGCCTGAGGACGGCGGCGCGCGGCGTTCAGGAGGGCGCCGTGGTCGACCAGCGCTGTCGCCAGCTCAAAACGCCGCGGTGTCCCCTGCAGCACCCGGATCGCCTCCTCGGCGGAAGCGAGCCCGGCAGCGCCACCCCGGATCTGTCCCTGGATGCGCAACGCCCGGCCGAGAGCCGACGCCAGCCCGTGCCGCCGGGTCAGGGTCACCTCCTCGGCCGCCAGCCGCTCGGCCGCCTCGCCCGCGCCGAGACCGGCCAGCACCACGGAGGCGGCCGACCGCCACGGCAGCACACCGGGATGGTCCGAGCGCCGCACCGCGAGACGTTCACCGCAGCGGTAGAGGTCGGCCAAACCCTCGCCGGGCCGCGCCACCGCGGTGTGCAGGCGACCGCGGACGTACCGGAGAAGGAGGAACTCGGGGTGGTCCGGCAGCTCGCCGCCGAAGCCCGCCGGCCCGAGCAGACCGTCCGCGAGCTCCAGCTGACCGAGATCGAGGAGGACGGCGATGCGACGCGACATCAGCAGCGCGGCGGCCGGACCCGCAGGATCGGCGCCGGAAACCGCGAGGAGCTCGGCGGCGGCCTCCGCGTCGCGGACGGCATCCGCCAGCCGGCCCTGCCGCCGCGCCACGGAACTGCGCTGCGAGTAGGCCATCACCAGACCGGCCGCGGAGCCGAAACGGCCGGCGACGTCGATCGCCAGGGTGCAGCCGGAGTGGGCCGCCGCCAGGTCGTCCGCGTCCGCCAGCCGGCGGAGGGCATGGAGGTAGCGCGGCAGGTCGTCTGCACCGGCCGGCGGCGCCAGAGGCACCGGGCGACTGTCCGGGGGGACGGTGCCGTTACGCGGGGTGAGTTCCCGGCCGGGGTCCGCCAACCCCGGCCGTTCGTCACTGACGGTCATACAAGCTTGTGTACCCTTCCGGCCGCTCGAGCCACCATCGATCGGTGCTCGATCCTTCGTGGACCCCGAGGTTGTGCCGAGCGGGCCGGGCTGCACAATGCGGCATGCGCAGTCCGACTCAACGCGACCTCGACAATCGCACGATCGACGACCTTCTCGCACCTGTCCTGGGGGCGAATGTCGCCGAAGCAGCAGAGTTGTCCGGTGGCGGGTACGCGGCGGTGTGGCGGGTCAGGCTCACCGACGGCCGCGACGTCGTCGTGAAAGTCGGTCCGCCGGCGTCGGCACGGCTGCTCCGCTACGAGCGTGGCCTGGTCGAGGCCGAGGGCGACTACTTCCGGCTGGTCCGGTCGGGCGCTCCGGGCGTACCCGTGCCGGAGGTGGTGCACGTGGGTGCGGACTGGATCGCCACGACCCTGCTGCCCGGCACACCGCTGACCGAGATCACGGACACCACCGGCGTACGCGAGCAGCTCGGCACCGCAGTCGCCCAGCTGCACCGGATCACCGGGCCGCACTTCGGCTACACCGGCGACCGGCCGCGGGCGGACGACTGGCCCACGGCGTACGGGAGGATCCTCGAGGCTCTGCTGGCTGACGCGGCCGACTGGGACGTGCCGCTGCCTCCGGGGATCGGTGAGCTGGCGACGCGGCACGCGGCGAACCTGGCCACGGTCACCCGGCCGGCGCTGCTGCACTTCGATCTGTGGGACGGCAACGTGCTGGCCGTCGACGGGCGGCTGACCGGTCTGGTCGACGGCGAGCGGTACCTGTGGGGCGATCCCCTGCTCGACCTGGTCTCCCCCGCCCTGTACCACCGGATCGAGGACGAGCCGGAGCACCCGTTCCTGCGGGGATACACCGCCGCGACCGGGCTGGTGCTCGACGACGCCGCGCGGACCCGTCTCGCGCTCTACCGGGTGCACCTGCACACGTTGATGCTGGCCGAGGGACCGAGCCGCGGGATACCGGCCGGCGGCGAGCGACACGTCCGCCTCACCGGTCTGCTCGAGGACGAACTGCGCAACCTGTGACGCACATGCAAGGCTGATCGGGTCGACGGCCTGGCAGTTGCGGCCCTAGTCTGGTCAGGTGACGACCTACCGGATCGGCGAGGCAGCCGACCTGCTCGGGGTCAGCGTCGACACCGTGCGGCGCTGGATCGACGCCGGCCGGCTCGCCGCCGATCGTGACGACCACGGCCACCGCAGTGTCGGCGGCGCCGACCTGGCCGCGTTCGCCCGGTCCCTGGCCGACGACCCCGGCTCGGGATCCAGCCGCTCCTCGGCCCGCAACCGGCTGCGCGGCATCGTCACGGCGATCACCCGCGACGCGGTGATGGCCCAGGTCGACATCCAGGCCGGACCGTTCCGGGTGGTGTCGCTGATGAGCCGCGAGGCCGTCGACGACCTCGGCCTGGAGGTCGGCTCGACCGCGGTCGCCGTGATCAAGTCCACGACGGTGGTCGTGGAAAAAGGGGACGACAGATGAAGGCACGACTCCTCGCCGCGGTCGCTCTCGCTGCGGCCCTCTCCATGACCGGTTGCGGCGGCAGCGCCCTGAACGACGACTCCCCGGCCGGTGGCGGCTCCTCCGCCTCGGGCCCCGCCGGCAGTTCGGCCGCCGGCCCGATCACCGTGCTCGCGGCTGCCTCACTGACCGAGTCGTTCGACCGGATCGGGACCCTCTTCGAGCAGATCAACCCCAACCTCGACATCACCGTCTCGTACGGCGGCAGCTCCGGACTCGCCACGCAGATCACCTCGGGTGCGCCCGCCGACGTGTTCGCCGCGGCCAGCCCGGCCACGATGGCAACGGTGACGGACGCCGGTGACACGACGGGCACCCCGGCGACGTTCGCTCGGAACCAACTGGTGATCGCGGTCCCCAAGGGCAACCCGAAGGGGCTGACCTCACTCGGAAAGCTGGCCGGCTCCGGCATCAAAGTCGCGCTCTGCGCCGAGCAGGTGCCGTGCGGCGCGGCCGCCAAAAAGGCGTTGGACGCCGCGGGCGTGAAGCTCACGCCGGTCACCCAGGATCAGGACGTCAAGGCGGCGCTGGCCAAGCTGAAACTCGGCGAGGTCGACGCTGCACTGGTCTACCGCACCGACGCCAGGTCGGCCACGGCCGATGTCGACGGTGTGGAGTTCCCGGAGTCCGCCGAGGCCACCAACGACTACCCGATCGTGGCCCTCAAGGACGCACCCAACCCGGCGGGCGCGGCCGCGTTTGTCGCGTTCGTGCAGACCCCCGAGGCACAGCAGGTCCTCACCGACGCAGGGTTCCAGAAGCCCTGAGCCGCCGGACCCGCTCACGAGCACCGCTGGCCCTGGCGATCCCCGCGATCGCCGGGCTGGCGTTCCTCGTCCTGCCCCTGGCCGGGCTGTTGATCCGAGCGCCGTGGTCGACGTTGCCGCAACGCCTCACCGAGCCCGGCGTCCTGGCGGCACTGCGGTTGTCGTTGTTCACCGCGACTGTGGCCACCGTGGTGTGCCTGCTGCTGGGCGTACCTTTGGCTTGGCTCCTGGCCCGGGTCACCTTCCCGGGCCGCAAGCTGATCCGTGCGCTGGTCACCGTCCCCTTGGTCCTGCCTCCGGTGGTCGGCGGCGTAGCGTTGCTGCTGGTCTTCGGCCGGCGCGGACTGGTCGGCGAGTGGCTCGACACGACCTTCGGCTTCAGCCTGCCGTTCACCACAACCGGCGTCATCGTGGCCGAGGCCTTCGTCGCGATGCCGTTCCTGGTGATCAGCGTCGAGGGTGCCCTGCGCGGCGCGGACGCCCGCTTCGAGGAAGCCGCAGCAACACTCGGCGCGAGCCGATGGACAGCCTTCCGCCGGGTCACGCTGCCACTGATCGGCCCAGGTGTCGCCGCCGGTGCGGTGCTCTGCTGGGCCCGGGCGCTGGGCGAGTTCGGTGCGACGATCACGTTCGCGGGCAACTTCCCCGGGCGTACGCAGACAATGCCCCTCGCCGTCTATCTGGCGCTGGAACAGGATCTGGACGCGGCGATCGTGCTGAGCCTCGTCCTGCTCGTGGTCTCGGTCCTCATCCTGGCCGGACTCCGCGACCGCTGGCTGGGCGCGACATGAGCCTCGACGCGCACCTGGTCGTCCGCCGGCCGGGCTTCACGCTGGACGCCGCCCTGGCCGCGGAGGCCGGCGAAGTCGTGGCACTTCTCGGCCCGAACGGCGCCGGCAAGACCACTGCCTTGCGCGCCCTGGCCGGGCTCATCGCCCTGGACGACGGCCACATCGTCCTCGACGGTGAGCAACTGGACGACCCCGCCGGCCGCAGGTTCGTCACGCCCGAGCACCGCCGCATCGGTGTGGTGTTCCAGGACTACTTGCTCTTCCCGCACCTGTCAGCGCTGGAGAACGTCGCGTTCGGGCCGCGCTGCCGTGGTGTCGCCCGGGCCGACGCCCGCGCGCTCGCCGACGAATTGCTCGACCGGGTCGGCCTCGCTGAGCATGTTCGAAAGAAGCCCCGCCAGCTCTCGGGTGGTCAGGCCCAGCGGGTGGCTCTGGCCCGGGCGCTGGCCACTTCGCCGCAGTTGCTGCTGCTGGACGAACCGCTCGCTGCGCTCGACGCACGCACCCGTCTCGAGACGCGTGCTCAGCTGCGGGGGCACTTGAGCGGGCATCGCGGTCCGACCGTGCTCGTCACTCACGACCCGTTGGACGCGATGATGCTCGCCGACCGGCTGGTTATTCTTGAGGACGGGCGGGTGGTCCAGACCGGTGACGCCGCGGCCATCACGTCACGGCCCCGCACGGATTACGTGGCCCGGCTCGTCGGCCTCAACCTCTACCGGGGTCACGCTTCGGGCGTTCAGGTTCGGGTCGGTGGGGACTTCATGCTGACCACTGCTGCTGCGCATGAAGGGGACGTTTTTGTGGCTTTCCCGCCTTCGGCTGTGGCACTTTACGGCGTCCGGCCGGATGGCAGCCCGCGCAACACGTGGCAGGCGACGGTGTTGAATTTGTCCCGGCACGGGGATGCGTTGCGGGTCGAGCTGACCGGTCCGATTCTGGTGGCTGCCGACGTGACACCGGCTGCAGCTGTCCATCTTGGACTGGAGCTGGGGCGGACGGTCTGGGCGAGCCTCAAGGCCACCGAGGCGACGAGCTATCCGGCCTGAGGCGTGCTGCTGCACCCGGTGGTTAGTAAACGCTCACCAACTCGGTGGCGGCGCTGCCGCGGGCAGCGCCGCGCCGGCTCATCTAGTTCCACGCTGGTTCACGCAGCGCCACGCCGGCTTATCGGGGGCCGGGCCTCGCTCGCTCGGCAAACCCGAGCCGGCCCGCCCTCCCCCGGTTAGTAAACACTCACCAACCGAGAGCAAAGTCGACTCACTCAACTGAGGCACCGACGCACTCAGGGCCGCGCCCGTTCACCCGGCGAATGCGCACCGACTCACCAGCGCCGAAGCCGGGCTCATCCCGGTTAGTAAACACTCACCAACCGGAAGCAACGTCCAGCTCTCTTCAGCCGAGACACCAGCCCACTCAAGGCCGCACTCGCCCGCCCGGCAAATGCGCGCCGGCCCACCGGCACCGAAACCCAGCTCCAGCTCCAGCTCCAGCTCCAGCTCCAGCTCCAGCTCCAGCTCCAGCTCCAGCTCCAGCTCCAGCTCCAGCTCCAGCTCCAGCTAGTAAACACTCACTAACCCGGAACACCGTCAGCCCGCTGAGGCGCCAGCTCACGCAGGTCCGTGGCCACCCACCCGGGCGAACACGCGCCGCCACCG
Protein-coding regions in this window:
- a CDS encoding phosphotransferase, which gives rise to MRSPTQRDLDNRTIDDLLAPVLGANVAEAAELSGGGYAAVWRVRLTDGRDVVVKVGPPASARLLRYERGLVEAEGDYFRLVRSGAPGVPVPEVVHVGADWIATTLLPGTPLTEITDTTGVREQLGTAVAQLHRITGPHFGYTGDRPRADDWPTAYGRILEALLADAADWDVPLPPGIGELATRHAANLATVTRPALLHFDLWDGNVLAVDGRLTGLVDGERYLWGDPLLDLVSPALYHRIEDEPEHPFLRGYTAATGLVLDDAARTRLALYRVHLHTLMLAEGPSRGIPAGGERHVRLTGLLEDELRNL
- a CDS encoding ABC transporter permease; the encoded protein is MSRRTRSRAPLALAIPAIAGLAFLVLPLAGLLIRAPWSTLPQRLTEPGVLAALRLSLFTATVATVVCLLLGVPLAWLLARVTFPGRKLIRALVTVPLVLPPVVGGVALLLVFGRRGLVGEWLDTTFGFSLPFTTTGVIVAEAFVAMPFLVISVEGALRGADARFEEAAATLGASRWTAFRRVTLPLIGPGVAAGAVLCWARALGEFGATITFAGNFPGRTQTMPLAVYLALEQDLDAAIVLSLVLLVVSVLILAGLRDRWLGAT
- a CDS encoding ABC transporter ATP-binding protein; translation: MSLDAHLVVRRPGFTLDAALAAEAGEVVALLGPNGAGKTTALRALAGLIALDDGHIVLDGEQLDDPAGRRFVTPEHRRIGVVFQDYLLFPHLSALENVAFGPRCRGVARADARALADELLDRVGLAEHVRKKPRQLSGGQAQRVALARALATSPQLLLLDEPLAALDARTRLETRAQLRGHLSGHRGPTVLVTHDPLDAMMLADRLVILEDGRVVQTGDAAAITSRPRTDYVARLVGLNLYRGHASGVQVRVGGDFMLTTAAAHEGDVFVAFPPSAVALYGVRPDGSPRNTWQATVLNLSRHGDALRVELTGPILVAADVTPAAAVHLGLELGRTVWASLKATEATSYPA
- the modA gene encoding molybdate ABC transporter substrate-binding protein, encoding MKARLLAAVALAAALSMTGCGGSALNDDSPAGGGSSASGPAGSSAAGPITVLAAASLTESFDRIGTLFEQINPNLDITVSYGGSSGLATQITSGAPADVFAAASPATMATVTDAGDTTGTPATFARNQLVIAVPKGNPKGLTSLGKLAGSGIKVALCAEQVPCGAAAKKALDAAGVKLTPVTQDQDVKAALAKLKLGEVDAALVYRTDARSATADVDGVEFPESAEATNDYPIVALKDAPNPAGAAAFVAFVQTPEAQQVLTDAGFQKP
- a CDS encoding TOBE domain-containing protein; its protein translation is MTTYRIGEAADLLGVSVDTVRRWIDAGRLAADRDDHGHRSVGGADLAAFARSLADDPGSGSSRSSARNRLRGIVTAITRDAVMAQVDIQAGPFRVVSLMSREAVDDLGLEVGSTAVAVIKSTTVVVEKGDDR